The following are from one region of the Dreissena polymorpha isolate Duluth1 chromosome 2, UMN_Dpol_1.0, whole genome shotgun sequence genome:
- the LOC127865844 gene encoding phosducin-like protein has product MLISFHETASLRMALSLDDKLLGEKVENYCSSSEDEDGHDSDEDSEHKEPGQKMPQFIPEAKLSDYAGSSTNTGPKGVINDWREFKRLETERREEHEKERKQLMSKLQLTCRSHLNDEEEKKKDEEFLQQLEQLDDEFLKQYRQKRIEEMRRALDDAPKFGKVQQLDKTSFIDAIDNEKYNVKVIIHVYENNVEACAAMDGCLKCLAQDYMNIKFCRIKATDAKLSKKFSSSGVPALLVYKGGELIGNFIRLGDEFGEDFFASDVESFLHEHGMLPVLENSCIRDQNTGELRAVLPQDDEFYID; this is encoded by the exons atgttaatttcatttCATGAAACAGCATCTTTAAGAATGGCGTTGAGCTTAGACGACAAACTTCTGGGTGAGAAAGTCGAAAACTATTGTAGTAGTAGTGAAGACGAGGACGGACATGATTCTGATGAGGACTCTGAACACAAAGAGCCTGGGCAGAAAATGCCACAATTTATACCTGAGGCTAAACTCAGCGACTATGCTGGTAGTTCCACAAACACAGGTCCTAAGGGTGTGATCAATGACTGGCGAGAATTTAAGAGACTTGAAACAGAGCGACGTGAAGAGcatgaaaaagaaagaaaacagttGATGAGCAAACTTCAACTCACATGCAG GTCCCATTTGAATGATGAAGAAGAAAAGAAGAAAGATGAGGAGTTTCTTCAACAGTTGGAGCAACTAGACGATGAATTTCTGAAGCAATACAGACAGAAACGAATAGAAGAAATGAGAAGAGCCCTAGACGATGCACCAAAATTTGGAAAAGTACAGCAGCTGGATAAAACATCATTTATTGATGCAATTGATAATGAGAAATATAATGTCAAAGTCATAATACATGTGTATGAAAACAATGTTGAAGCATGTGCTGCTATGGATGGTTGTTTGAAATGTCTTGCACAGGATTATATGAATATTAAATTCTGTCGAATCAAGGCAACAGATGCTAAGCTTAGCAAGAAATTTTCCAGCAGTGGTGTCCCTGCCCTTTTGGTATACAAAGGAGGGGAATTAATTGGAAATTTTATAAGGCTTGGAGATGAATTTGGTGAAGATTTTTTTGCCTCAGATGTAGAAAGCTTTCTCCACGAGCATGGGATGTTGCCAGTCCTTGAAAACAGCTGCATCAGAGACCAAAACACAGGCGAATTAAGAGCTGTTTTGCCACAAGACGATGAATTTTACATTGATTAG